A region of Paenibacillus thiaminolyticus DNA encodes the following proteins:
- a CDS encoding ABC transporter permease, with product MRLPIGNWVEEGVNWLGTNADGFFQFLSKVIERSVESITDLLTWPSAYIFIAIFTVLAFLIGRWSLSLLTLIGLFIIEALGYWEPTMSTLALVIVSTLLSIVIGIPLGIACGRSDNVSRIVRPVLDFMQTMPAFVYLLPAVFLFGLGIVPGVIASVIFAVPPTIRLTELGIRQVPEDMMEAASAFGSTPMQTLWKVQLPVAMPTLMAGVNQTIMLSLSMVVIASMIGAQGIGAEVYRSVTQLKIGQGFEAGLAVVLLAIILDRFSQHSFKKNKSKKQGA from the coding sequence ATGCGACTGCCGATAGGTAATTGGGTTGAAGAGGGAGTGAATTGGCTCGGAACGAATGCCGATGGATTCTTCCAATTTCTGTCCAAAGTAATCGAACGCAGCGTAGAGAGCATCACCGATCTGCTCACCTGGCCGTCTGCCTACATTTTCATTGCGATCTTCACCGTGCTCGCATTTCTGATCGGACGCTGGTCCTTGTCCTTATTGACCTTGATCGGACTGTTCATCATCGAAGCGCTCGGCTATTGGGAGCCGACGATGAGCACGCTGGCCCTCGTCATCGTATCGACATTATTGTCTATCGTGATCGGCATTCCGCTTGGCATTGCCTGCGGCCGTTCGGACAACGTATCCCGGATTGTGCGGCCGGTGCTCGACTTCATGCAGACGATGCCCGCCTTTGTCTATTTGCTTCCGGCCGTATTTCTGTTCGGACTCGGCATCGTGCCTGGCGTCATTGCATCCGTCATTTTCGCCGTGCCGCCGACGATCCGGTTGACCGAGCTTGGCATCCGCCAAGTGCCTGAAGACATGATGGAGGCCGCTTCCGCCTTCGGCTCCACGCCGATGCAGACCTTGTGGAAGGTGCAGCTTCCGGTCGCCATGCCAACCTTGATGGCCGGCGTGAACCAGACGATTATGCTGTCGCTGTCCATGGTCGTTATCGCCTCCATGATCGGCGCCCAAGGGATTGGAGCCGAAGTCTATCGTTCCGTTACCCAGCTGAAGATCGGCCAGGGCTTCGAGGCTGGCCTCGCTGTCGTGCTGCTGGCTATTATTTTGGACCGGTTCTCTCAGCATAGTTTCAAAAAAAATAAATCAAAAAAACAAGGAGCGTGA
- a CDS encoding quaternary amine ABC transporter ATP-binding protein: MSIIKVNGVTKIFGPQAQRSLTLLKQGWSRERLATEKQATVAVNQVSFSVEPGEIFVIMGLSGSGKSTLVRMLNRLIEPTDGDIWLKDRNISKLSESELREVRRKTIGMVFQKFALFPHRTVLDNAAYGLEIQGMTKEERYRKAREALGLVGLDGWEQKYPDELSGGMQQRVGLARALANDPDVLLMDEAFSALDPLIRRDMQDELLALQQKMHKTIIFITHDLDEALRIGDRIALLKDGKLVQIGTPEQMLMDPADEYVERFVEGVDLSKVLTAAHIMRRPETVSLDRGPRVALQLMRDIGISTLFVVGKDKSLQGVVTAEQASEAARGGKSLQEVMFTDVPAVSPDVVLNDLFALSGEAKLPIAVVQPDGKLMGAIVRGAVLGALAGNVPNGTNGANDTTGTDTAATDTEGMVMSHATADR; this comes from the coding sequence TTGTCTATCATTAAAGTCAACGGAGTGACCAAAATCTTCGGTCCGCAAGCGCAACGCTCGCTCACTCTGCTGAAGCAAGGGTGGTCCCGGGAACGGCTCGCCACAGAAAAACAAGCGACTGTTGCCGTCAATCAGGTCTCTTTCTCCGTCGAGCCAGGCGAAATCTTCGTTATCATGGGCCTCTCCGGCAGCGGAAAGTCCACGCTGGTGCGAATGCTGAATCGTCTTATCGAACCGACGGACGGAGACATCTGGTTGAAAGATCGGAACATCTCCAAGCTAAGCGAGTCGGAGTTGCGGGAAGTTCGCCGCAAGACGATCGGCATGGTGTTCCAGAAGTTCGCACTCTTCCCTCATCGCACCGTCCTCGACAATGCCGCATACGGCCTCGAAATTCAAGGAATGACGAAGGAAGAACGCTACCGCAAAGCGCGGGAAGCTCTCGGATTGGTCGGACTCGACGGCTGGGAGCAGAAATATCCTGACGAATTGAGCGGCGGCATGCAGCAGCGAGTCGGACTGGCCAGAGCGCTGGCTAATGATCCGGATGTTCTGCTGATGGACGAAGCATTCAGTGCTCTTGATCCGCTTATCCGGCGGGATATGCAGGACGAACTCCTCGCATTGCAGCAAAAAATGCATAAAACCATCATTTTTATTACCCATGATTTGGACGAAGCTCTCCGCATCGGAGATCGAATCGCGTTATTAAAAGACGGGAAGCTGGTTCAAATCGGCACCCCGGAACAAATGCTGATGGATCCGGCAGACGAATACGTGGAGCGATTCGTTGAAGGAGTGGACTTATCGAAAGTGCTGACGGCAGCGCACATCATGCGCCGGCCGGAGACAGTATCCCTTGATCGGGGACCGCGCGTCGCCCTGCAGCTCATGCGGGATATCGGCATCTCAACCCTGTTCGTCGTGGGCAAAGATAAGTCTCTTCAAGGGGTCGTTACAGCCGAGCAGGCCAGTGAGGCGGCACGCGGCGGCAAGTCATTGCAGGAAGTCATGTTCACCGACGTCCCTGCCGTATCGCCGGATGTGGTGTTGAACGATCTGTTCGCATTGTCAGGCGAAGCCAAGCTTCCAATCGCTGTCGTCCAGCCGGATGGCAAGCTGATGGGTGCGATCGTGCGTGGAGCGGTTCTCGGCGCGCTGGCGGGCAATGTGCCAAATGGAACGAATGGAGCGAATGACACGACTGGAACGGATACTGCCGCTACAGACACGGAAGGGATGGTGATGTCGCATGCGACTGCCGATAGGTAA
- a CDS encoding GbsR/MarR family transcriptional regulator, with the protein MATFAQLTQEQQGAVEKARNRVIEAIGQNMDLYGMTQSTGHLYGLLFFSDHPMTLDEMGKEMEMSKTSMSTGVRTLVDMKMVHKVWGKGTRKDLYQVEPDWYQTFADYFGIKWRKAIEVNLSAIRRSKRELENLLAANSEDETLSGIVQADIAKMREAEQYYHWLDQLIDALESGEIFHFVPKPGTPE; encoded by the coding sequence ATGGCAACGTTCGCGCAGTTGACGCAGGAACAACAAGGGGCGGTGGAAAAAGCTCGCAATCGTGTCATAGAAGCGATCGGTCAAAATATGGACCTATACGGAATGACTCAATCCACAGGCCATTTGTACGGTTTGCTATTTTTCAGCGATCATCCGATGACGCTGGATGAGATGGGCAAGGAAATGGAAATGAGTAAGACGAGCATGAGCACAGGGGTCCGTACGCTGGTGGATATGAAGATGGTGCACAAGGTATGGGGCAAAGGCACGCGGAAAGACTTGTATCAAGTGGAGCCGGACTGGTACCAGACATTTGCCGATTACTTCGGCATTAAGTGGCGCAAGGCCATCGAAGTGAACTTATCCGCCATCCGGCGTTCCAAGCGAGAACTGGAGAACCTGCTCGCAGCGAATAGCGAGGACGAGACGCTGAGCGGCATCGTTCAGGCGGACATTGCCAAGATGCGGGAAGCGGAGCAGTATTACCACTGGCTGGATCAATTAATAGATGCACTGGAGAGCGGCGAAATTTTTCACTTTGTCCCGAAGCCGGGAACTCCTGAATAA